One Methanobacteriaceae archaeon genomic window carries:
- a CDS encoding divalent-cation tolerance protein CutA, with the protein MYSIIYITTSGVEESKKIAKTLLEEKIVACANIIPEMESIYWWEGDLEEDVESILLLKTRSYLVDKVIDRVLEIHSYQTPCALEIQIKKGSQDYLDWLDKAVE; encoded by the coding sequence ATGTATTCCATAATTTATATAACCACTTCTGGAGTGGAAGAATCCAAAAAAATCGCGAAAACCCTTTTAGAAGAGAAAATTGTAGCATGTGCTAATATAATTCCAGAAATGGAATCAATTTACTGGTGGGAGGGTGATCTGGAAGAGGATGTTGAATCTATCCTTCTTTTAAAAACCCGCTCATATTTAGTGGATAAAGTGATAGATAGGGTTCTAGAAATTCACAGCTACCAAACACCATGTGCACTGGAAATCCAGATCAAAAAAGGATCACAAGATTACCTTGATTGGCTGGATAAGGCAGTGGAATGA
- a CDS encoding NAD+ synthase, giving the protein MVNGMGNDNGILPVLDLDRVSREISGFIESSLIESNAKGLVIGLSGGLDSSTTAQLCSGVVNPRKILGLVMPSQTTSKEDVEDAINLAEEIGIKHKIIHIDPLIEPLTEVCRGSPLNENNKMAEANLKARIRMVILYYHANAMNRLVVGTGNRTELLVGYFTKYGDGGVDILPIGGLYKTDVRNLAHHLGLNQNIIEKDPTAGLWPGQTDEEELGIKYQLLDKILYLMTECRLKEDEVALKLKIPLDEVVKVKLMMLAAEHKLQMPPTPSIVR; this is encoded by the coding sequence ATGGTGAATGGTATGGGGAATGATAATGGAATCTTACCAGTGTTGGATTTGGATCGGGTGTCAAGGGAGATATCCGGTTTCATCGAAAGCTCATTAATAGAATCAAACGCCAAAGGATTGGTAATCGGGCTTAGTGGGGGATTGGATTCATCCACCACAGCTCAACTATGTTCAGGGGTGGTAAATCCTCGTAAGATTCTGGGACTGGTAATGCCCAGCCAGACCACCAGTAAAGAAGATGTGGAAGATGCCATTAACCTGGCAGAAGAAATCGGTATAAAACACAAAATTATCCACATTGATCCGCTCATTGAACCATTAACTGAAGTTTGCCGTGGCTCACCCCTCAATGAAAATAATAAAATGGCAGAAGCTAATCTTAAGGCTAGAATCAGGATGGTAATTCTTTATTATCATGCTAATGCCATGAATCGTTTAGTTGTGGGAACTGGAAACCGAACAGAACTTTTAGTGGGTTACTTTACCAAATATGGTGATGGCGGGGTGGACATCCTCCCAATAGGGGGATTATATAAAACTGATGTTCGCAACTTAGCCCACCACCTGGGGTTAAATCAGAATATAATAGAAAAAGATCCTACTGCAGGTTTATGGCCTGGCCAGACCGATGAAGAAGAACTGGGAATCAAATACCAACTCCTGGATAAGATCCTTTACCTCATGACTGAATGCAGGTTGAAAGAGGATGAAGTCGCCCTAAAACTAAAAATACCTTTGGATGAAGTGGTAAAGGTTAAGTTAATGATGTTGGCAGCTGAACACAAGCTGCAAATGCCGCCAACACCATCCATAGTCAGATAG